The DNA window CTCTGACCGGCGGTGTCTTTCGTGGGGCTTCAGGGTCCGCCCTTCTTGGCGGGCGGGGGCGGCCCGTCCTTGCGCTCCAGCCGCGTGTAAGGCTCGAAGGCCGAGGCGGGGCCCAGTCCGTAGGTGGCCCCCAGCAGGGGCGCGCCGCCGAAGCAGAGCGGCGGGggaggcgggggcggcggcgggggcggcgagGCCAGCGAAGGCACCTGCAAGCTGAAGGCCGCCGGCCGGGGAgggctcccgccgccgccgccgcccccgccgcccccgggGCCCGGCGAAGGATGCTCGGCGGGGCCGTTGCCGGCGGGGGGGCCGGGCCCGAGGGCGGGTCCGGGTCCGGCCGGCGGGGAGAGCAAGGCGGGCGGGGCCGGCACGGGCACGGAGAGCAGCCCGCCCTGCTCCAAGAGTCTCAGGATGTTGCAGGTGGCGAAGGACTCGGCGGTGGGGCCGGCGCGCTTCTCCGAGTCGCGAGTCTGGTCCTTCTTCTGCTTGGTGCGCCGGTTCTGGAACCAGACCTTCACCTGCGCGGGGAAAGGacggaggaagagaagaagaagaagaagatgatgatgatgatggcaggggaggtgggaaaggaaagggggtccCATCacccagcccgcccgcccgcccgcctggaGAGGTCAATTCACACATTACGCGGGAGCGCCCGGGAGGCTGGAAAGGGTAGGGGATCAACCCCCCCCCGGCGGCGCTGAGCTGTGGAGGGGCGCGGAACGCGCTTCGGGGGTTTACCTGGACACACGCGCACAgacatcctccctcccccccccgccaacgcTTTGGCTAGATTCGGGGTCAAACCCGGAGCGGACTGGCCGAGTTCTCTTCTCCCGTCCCCGCAGGGGGAGTCAGCAGCTCCCACCGACCACTTCGTGGCGGATGGAGACCCTGCT is part of the Pogona vitticeps strain Pit_001003342236 chromosome 5, PviZW2.1, whole genome shotgun sequence genome and encodes:
- the VAX2 gene encoding ventral anterior homeobox 2, with product MFHPSGVPPGMSDGGSDAGRRPLLLGDLGGPPDRVREKEPRGVLDSAKLRAEAAGSGGGGGLKDLAAGTSATSPGSSKECAPETDSQTSAGEADYCRRILVRDAKGTIREIVLPKGLDLDRPKRTRTSFTAEQLYRLELEFQRCQYVVGRERTELARQLNLSETQVKVWFQNRRTKQKKDQTRDSEKRAGPTAESFATCNILRLLEQGGLLSVPVPAPPALLSPPAGPGPALGPGPPAGNGPAEHPSPGPGGGGGGGGGGSPPRPAAFSLQVPSLASPPPPPPPPPPPLCFGGAPLLGATYGLGPASAFEPYTRLERKDGPPPPAKKGGP